The following are encoded in a window of Streptomyces griseiscabiei genomic DNA:
- a CDS encoding purine-cytosine permease family protein, translating to MTGTPATETGIELHHVDPVPESHRRGRPRDLFHVWFASNLNVGNAIFGAIIYSVCRNIPLALLAAVIGNLVGTVLMALHSIQGARLGIPQLIQSRGQFGYLGALVPVVVGSVMYVGFTVSVSLAGGIALKVATDDSIPLPLATSLVAALSVVPALMGNRAIHVVARCATWPLTVSLIVVSVYTLLRGDGVAVASGPVSLTSFLAGTGVAVTFALTYATAVSDYSRYLPSDASGRAVFWWTAAGVFLSSTFCCVIGVLLAARFAAADVFQSASAALGGGALATVVLVVTALGLAVTNMLNLYGGMLNLITGLSTFVKIPNSFRTRAAMMLPTLVIGLGLAVTASQDFTGNLTAFLSFLLLLLIPWGAVNLVDFYLVQHGEYDVPGMYTRSGKYWSDPATWTHYGVNLKVLIAFLTGVVSGIPAMSNAWYVGPVARQLANADLSWIPGMVVTSAVYLALVRVGRTTHGESSAAVAPPHRTSPV from the coding sequence ATGACCGGAACACCCGCCACTGAAACCGGGATCGAACTGCACCACGTCGATCCGGTGCCCGAATCCCACCGCCGAGGACGCCCCCGCGACCTCTTCCACGTGTGGTTCGCCTCCAACCTCAACGTCGGCAACGCCATCTTCGGCGCGATCATCTACTCGGTCTGCCGCAACATCCCGCTGGCGCTGCTCGCCGCCGTCATCGGCAACCTGGTCGGAACCGTCCTCATGGCCCTGCACTCGATCCAGGGTGCCAGGCTGGGGATTCCCCAACTGATCCAGAGCCGCGGCCAGTTCGGCTACCTCGGCGCCCTGGTGCCCGTGGTGGTGGGGTCCGTCATGTACGTCGGGTTCACGGTCTCGGTCTCGCTCGCGGGCGGTATCGCGCTCAAGGTGGCCACGGACGACAGCATCCCGCTGCCCCTGGCCACGTCACTGGTCGCCGCGCTGAGCGTGGTCCCCGCACTGATGGGCAACCGGGCCATCCACGTCGTCGCCCGCTGTGCGACGTGGCCGCTCACCGTCAGCCTGATCGTCGTCAGCGTCTACACGCTCCTCCGAGGGGACGGCGTGGCGGTGGCGTCCGGTCCGGTGTCGCTCACGTCGTTCCTGGCCGGCACCGGGGTCGCCGTGACGTTCGCGCTCACCTACGCGACGGCCGTCTCGGACTACTCGCGCTACCTGCCGAGCGACGCGTCGGGCCGGGCGGTCTTCTGGTGGACGGCGGCCGGGGTGTTCCTGTCCTCCACCTTCTGCTGCGTCATCGGTGTGCTGCTCGCGGCCAGGTTCGCGGCCGCGGACGTCTTCCAGAGCGCCAGTGCCGCGCTCGGCGGCGGCGCACTCGCGACAGTCGTCCTGGTGGTGACCGCCCTGGGCCTGGCCGTGACGAACATGCTCAACCTCTACGGCGGGATGCTGAACCTGATCACCGGCCTCTCGACCTTCGTCAAGATCCCGAACTCGTTCAGGACCCGTGCGGCAATGATGCTGCCGACCCTCGTCATCGGCCTGGGCCTGGCCGTCACGGCGTCACAGGACTTCACCGGCAACCTGACGGCGTTCCTGTCGTTCCTGCTCCTGCTGCTCATTCCCTGGGGAGCGGTGAACCTCGTGGACTTCTACCTCGTCCAGCACGGAGAGTACGACGTCCCCGGCATGTACACCCGCAGCGGAAAGTACTGGAGCGATCCGGCCACGTGGACCCACTACGGGGTCAACCTCAAGGTCCTCATCGCCTTCCTGACCGGCGTGGTGTCCGGCATCCCGGCCATGAGCAACGCCTGGTACGTCGGGCCCGTCGCGCGACAGCTCGCCAACGCCGACCTGTCCTGGATTCCCGGCATGGTCGTCACCTCGGCCGTCTACTTGGCGCTCGTCCGCGTCGGCCGCACCACCCATGGAGAGTCGTCCGCGGCAGTCGCGCCCCCGCACCGGACGTCTCCCGTGTGA
- a CDS encoding aminotransferase → MAETQRSFTDEGTVDAAASAAPVTGPTLSAQDATRLLREEWGITGRLTDLGSTQDQIMLVENAGTGRRHVLRATLADSGAEAAHAEHLAIRHFRSRDPGLVVPEAVPTLRDHELVDLDGLRIRLLDWVPGAPMGAAAHLLPRALRCLGRLAARSVTALAGFDHPGLHRRSSWDPRHAVQTVADLTDHFTDVENALIERALAPVAELITGDIAGRLPEQAVHTDIHEHNVVGDFDADGDFVPTGIIDFGDLVWTWRAGEIATPMLAAIARGPEDPVGAALPVLAGYLDVLSLSEAEANALWTLIRARAVLCAALQTVASHQDPDDEGAAKIAAEDWRALRAVLDVDPALATAVVREACGFGAPETDLADLVARQSPSPILRGQDFGPLRPVDLSVESELFSAGNWLDDAAFPPLGADTETAVGRFDEVRLGRPDPTDQAPAALHLGADLFVPVGTEVFAPLDATVVRAEAQAVVLQSRVDTTTFYVRVAGVAAHFPVGHTVRRGAEVAVVAPSTGPLPAHVHVQLGLSPDLPGLGRVRDRAALLTLCADPSPLVGTPTRAEHGKAVERVHEQRAKYVAGAQSTYFETPVHMVRGWRHWLYDSAGRRYLDMINNVAIVGHSHPALTSAAARQMALLNTNSRFLYDAMGEYAERLASTLPEELHTFFFLNSGSEAVDLAVQLARVHTGRRSVVVVEGSYHGWTSDVFALDTLPHDRPRWREELDSHVHVAETPDPYRGRHGARAEPYVESVRRACAEAGPGGGVAAFVAEPLLGSQGGIVPPQGYLAGAYAAVREAGGVCVADEIQVGMGRTGPAFWAFEGQGATPDIVAAAKATGNGHPIGVVACRPEIAAAFGRRAGFFSSTGGGPVSCRIGTAVLDVLRDEGLAANARTVGTYLGAELDALAARFPEIGTVHGEGLYRGVDIVVPGGKEPAPAAATQMCKRMLELGVVIQPTGVELNVLKIKPPLCFDTAAADHFVAQFTRVLEERARSRTASARSIHRHPTTSKAADERNESP, encoded by the coding sequence ATGGCTGAGACGCAACGGTCGTTCACCGACGAAGGCACGGTGGACGCGGCCGCCTCAGCCGCCCCCGTCACCGGCCCGACGCTGTCGGCGCAGGACGCGACCCGCCTCCTGCGCGAGGAGTGGGGAATCACCGGTCGGCTCACCGACCTGGGGAGCACGCAGGACCAGATCATGCTGGTCGAGAACGCCGGGACCGGCCGACGACACGTCCTGAGGGCGACCCTGGCCGACAGCGGTGCCGAGGCGGCCCACGCCGAACATCTGGCGATCCGTCACTTCCGGTCCCGGGATCCGGGCCTCGTGGTGCCGGAAGCCGTCCCGACGCTGCGGGACCATGAGCTGGTCGATCTCGACGGGCTCCGCATACGGCTGCTGGACTGGGTTCCGGGCGCACCGATGGGCGCCGCCGCGCACCTCTTGCCGAGGGCCCTGCGCTGCCTCGGCCGTCTGGCCGCGAGATCGGTCACCGCACTTGCCGGGTTCGACCACCCCGGGCTGCACCGCCGCTCTTCATGGGATCCGCGCCACGCGGTCCAGACCGTGGCGGACCTCACCGATCACTTCACGGACGTGGAGAACGCGCTCATCGAGCGGGCACTCGCTCCGGTGGCCGAGCTCATCACCGGCGACATCGCCGGGCGGCTGCCGGAACAAGCCGTGCACACCGACATCCACGAGCACAACGTGGTCGGTGACTTCGACGCCGACGGAGATTTCGTACCGACCGGGATCATCGACTTCGGTGACCTGGTGTGGACGTGGCGGGCCGGCGAGATCGCCACGCCGATGCTGGCCGCCATCGCACGCGGGCCCGAGGACCCCGTGGGTGCGGCGCTGCCCGTCCTCGCCGGATACCTCGACGTGCTGTCGTTGTCCGAGGCGGAGGCAAACGCGCTGTGGACGCTGATCCGCGCGCGTGCCGTGCTCTGCGCGGCGCTCCAGACCGTCGCGTCGCACCAGGATCCGGACGACGAGGGGGCGGCCAAGATCGCCGCCGAGGACTGGCGAGCACTGCGCGCCGTGCTGGACGTCGACCCCGCTCTCGCCACCGCGGTGGTGCGCGAGGCCTGCGGTTTCGGCGCGCCGGAGACCGACCTGGCCGATCTCGTCGCCCGGCAGTCACCGAGCCCGATCCTCCGCGGCCAGGATTTCGGTCCGCTCCGGCCGGTCGATCTCAGCGTCGAGTCGGAGCTGTTCTCCGCGGGCAACTGGCTGGACGACGCGGCCTTCCCGCCGCTCGGAGCCGACACGGAGACGGCCGTCGGGCGCTTCGACGAGGTCCGCCTCGGCCGGCCGGACCCCACCGACCAGGCGCCCGCCGCACTGCACCTGGGGGCTGATCTGTTCGTCCCCGTCGGCACGGAGGTCTTCGCTCCGCTCGACGCCACGGTAGTCCGGGCCGAGGCTCAAGCCGTCGTGTTGCAGAGCCGCGTCGACACCACCACGTTCTACGTCCGGGTCGCCGGAGTGGCCGCGCACTTCCCCGTCGGGCACACCGTGCGCCGTGGAGCCGAGGTCGCGGTGGTCGCGCCGTCCACCGGCCCGCTGCCTGCCCACGTCCACGTCCAACTCGGCCTCTCGCCCGACCTGCCGGGCCTCGGCCGGGTACGGGACCGTGCGGCCCTCCTGACGCTTTGTGCGGACCCGTCACCGCTCGTCGGGACGCCCACCAGGGCGGAGCACGGAAAGGCGGTCGAACGTGTGCATGAGCAGCGGGCGAAGTACGTGGCCGGCGCCCAGTCGACGTACTTCGAGACTCCCGTACACATGGTCCGAGGCTGGCGGCACTGGCTCTACGACAGCGCGGGCCGACGATACCTCGACATGATCAACAACGTCGCGATCGTCGGGCACTCCCACCCCGCTCTCACCTCGGCGGCGGCACGGCAGATGGCGCTGCTCAACACCAACTCCCGCTTCCTGTACGACGCCATGGGCGAGTACGCGGAACGACTCGCCTCCACCCTGCCCGAGGAACTGCATACCTTCTTCTTCCTGAATTCGGGCAGCGAGGCCGTCGACCTCGCCGTCCAGCTGGCCCGCGTCCACACCGGGCGTCGCTCGGTGGTCGTCGTCGAGGGCTCCTACCACGGCTGGACCTCGGACGTGTTCGCGCTGGACACGCTCCCCCACGACCGCCCGCGGTGGCGCGAGGAACTCGACTCACACGTCCACGTCGCCGAGACACCCGACCCCTACCGCGGACGGCACGGTGCACGCGCGGAACCGTACGTGGAGTCCGTGCGGCGAGCCTGCGCCGAAGCCGGCCCGGGCGGTGGCGTGGCCGCGTTCGTGGCCGAACCCCTGCTCGGCAGTCAGGGAGGAATCGTTCCTCCCCAGGGGTACCTGGCCGGGGCCTACGCCGCCGTGCGCGAGGCGGGCGGGGTGTGCGTCGCCGACGAGATCCAGGTCGGGATGGGACGGACCGGTCCGGCCTTCTGGGCGTTCGAAGGCCAAGGCGCGACCCCCGACATCGTCGCCGCGGCAAAGGCCACCGGCAACGGACACCCGATCGGTGTCGTCGCGTGCCGGCCCGAGATCGCGGCGGCGTTCGGCCGACGAGCAGGATTCTTCTCCTCCACCGGCGGCGGCCCGGTCTCATGCCGGATCGGTACGGCGGTCCTCGACGTCCTCCGTGACGAAGGCCTGGCGGCGAACGCGCGTACGGTCGGCACGTACCTCGGCGCAGAGCTCGACGCCCTGGCCGCACGCTTCCCCGAGATCGGCACCGTCCACGGGGAGGGCCTCTACCGCGGGGTCGACATCGTCGTACCGGGCGGCAAGGAGCCGGCGCCCGCCGCCGCGACCCAGATGTGCAAACGCATGCTCGAACTCGGTGTCGTCATCCAACCCACCGGAGTCGAGCTCAACGTCCTGAAGATCAAGCCGCCCCTCTGCTTCGACACAGCGGCCGCCGACCACTTCGTCGCCCAGTTCACCCGGGTGCTCGAGGAGCGGGCACGGTCCCGCACAGCCTCGGCACGATCGATTCACCGGCACCCCACGACCAGCAAGGCTGCCGATGAAAGGAATGAGAGCCCATGA